A genomic window from Parasteatoda tepidariorum isolate YZ-2023 chromosome 10, CAS_Ptep_4.0, whole genome shotgun sequence includes:
- the LOC122268883 gene encoding uncharacterized protein, which yields MFQWIPSHVGINGNEKADQLAKKGTLEPQCNKPIPPDSLKKQFSVKLMTDLMLNQAVKSTGKPWANIQNSWKKFCHSPRKKAVANFRLSTGHDCLAEHLNRIGILPSSECQICNSGTMNSDHLLVCPLLDKQSQERGDLCKLYWDARNHMNSL from the coding sequence atgttcCAGTGGATCCCTTCGCATGTGGGAATCAATGGCAATGAAAAGGCAGACCAACTAGCCAAGAAAGGGACACTCGAACCACAATGTAATAAACCGATTCCACCAGACTcccttaaaaaacaattttccgtGAAACTTATGACCGACCTAATGCTCAACCAAGCAGTAAAATCCACTGGAAAACCCTGGGCTAACATCCAAAAcagttggaagaaattttgtcaCAGTCCTCGTAAGAAGGCTGTGGCAAATTTCAGACTCTCAACAGGCCATGACTGCTTGGCAGAGCACCTCAACAGAATAGGTATCCTTCCATCTAGCGAGTGCCAAATCTGCAATTCGGGCACCATGAACTCAGACCACTTGCTTGTATGCCCTTTACTGGACAAACAATCCCAAGAGCGGGGTGATCTGTGTAAACTTTACTGGGATGCCAGAAATCATATGAATTCTCTGTAA